In Stigmatopora argus isolate UIUO_Sarg chromosome 10, RoL_Sarg_1.0, whole genome shotgun sequence, the following proteins share a genomic window:
- the alkbh8 gene encoding tRNA (carboxymethyluridine(34)-5-O)-methyltransferase alkbh8 isoform X1, with translation MDVNVGSDTKAYRRSKVDKKLLRKQIKSSHTLLRHEGINTSLVPTKSLVVANGGLGNGVSREELSAVLKEMGSLKTLLMPPKKPYAFVTYGSEENARKAHIYLNGQKLQREEKEKNDVTLYLSFVDTVPCEQQTSVTMPAGLVLVEDFVSSEEEAVLLAAIDWSSHNNDATAQKAMKHRRVKHFGFEFRYDNNNVDKDKPLPGGLPEKCQPVLQRCMENGHLTTMPDQLTVNQYESGQGIPPHVDTHSAFEDTILSLSLGAKTVMEFRHPDGRVVNVFLPGRSLLVIRGESRYLWTHGITPRKFDMVPASDPQCLAPTTCDHGPLNQLTLSKRGTRTSFTFRKIRIDPCRCAFPTVCDSQGAPSPPSPPSIPRGPSDAARLEVEYVHRVYDAIAPHFSSTRHSPWPQVCHFLSLLSPGNVLADVGCGNGKYLGVNPAVISVGCDRSSALIQICTNRGFQAFVADALHVPLRTASCDACISIAVIHHFSTTERRLAAVKELVRLLKPGGHALIYVWAFEQEYKEQKSKYLKNNNPTNDTCGVTTAPEGKSSACVRSNLEDNKKKPADDCTVTHDKVGVHINRTAFNSQDLLVPWHLKEGKRGKSKGESEVARTNEDKTKFSTDSFPNGPDLRSYSNTDSQHDSLTSAEPVFHRYYHVFQQGELEQLCVQVKEIKLQRSYHDQGNWCVILEKPVN, from the exons ATGGATGTAAATGTGGGAAGCGACACCAAAGCATACCGAAGAAGTAAAGTTGATAAGAAACTTCTCCGTAAACAGATTAAATCCAGTCACACTTTGCTGAGGCATGAAGGAATTAACACTTCCTTGGTGCCTACTAAG AGTTTGGTGGTGGCTAATGGTGGTTTGGGGAATGGTGTCAGCAGGGAGGAGCTGTCTGCTGTGCTCAAAGAGATGGGATCGCTCAAAACCCTCTTAATGCCCCCTAAAAAGCCCTATGCTTTTGTCACATACGG ATCTGAGGAGAATGCCCGGAAAGCTCACATTTACCTGAATGGTCAAAAACTTCAAAGGGAAGAGAAAGAGAAGAATGATGTGACTCTTTATCTGAGCTTTGTTGACACAG TTCCATGTGAGCAGCAGACATCTGTGACTATGCCTGCTGGACTGGTACTGGTGGAGGACTTTGTTTCTTCAGAGGAAGAAGCTGTGTtgcttgctgccattgactggtcATCTCATAACAATGATGCCACAG CTCAAAAAGCTATGAAGCATAGAAGAGTCAAACATTTCGGCTTTGAATTTCGCTATGACAACAACAATGTGGACAAAGACAAACCGTTACCCGGTG GTCTTCCTGAGAAGTGTCAGCCTGTACTACAGCGGTGTATGGAAAATGGACATTTGACGACCATGCCTGACCAGCTGACTGTAAACCAGTATGAGTCTGGACAAG GTATACCTCCACACGTGGACACTCATTCTGCCTTTGAGGACACCATCCTTTCTCTAAGCCTGGGGGCAAAG ACTGTGATGGAGTTTCGACATCCCGACGGTCgtgttgtaaatgtttttttgccagggCGGAGCCTCTTGGTGATCCGAGGGGAAAGTCGGTATCTCTGGACGCATGG aatcaCTCCTCGCAAATTTGACATGGTGCCTGCCAGCGACCCACAATGCCTGGCTCCGACAACATGTGACCATGGGCCTCTGAACCAGCTAACCTTGAGCAAAAGGGGCACCCGCACGTCTTTCACTTTTCGCAAGATCAGAATCGATCCCTGCCGCTGTG CCTTTCCAACCGTCTGCGATAGTCAAGGAGCTCCATCTCCACCATCTCCCCCCTCAATTCCTCGAGGCCCCAGTGATGCTGCCCGTCTGGAGGTGGAGTACGTTCATCGTGTGTACGATGCAATCGCCCCCCACTTCAGCAGCACGCGCCACTCCCCCTGGCCACAAGTCTGCCACTTTTTGTCCTTGCTCTCACCTGGAAACGTGCTGGCTGATGTTGGCTGTGGAAATGGAAAGTATCTGGGTGTCAACCCAGCGGTCATTAGT GTGGGGTGTGACAGGAGCAGTGCCCTCATACAAATTTGTACCAACCGAGGTTTCCAGGCATTTGTGGCTGATGCCCTTCATGTCCCACTTCGCACGGCTTCTTGTGATGCCTGTATCTCTATAGCTGTAATACACCACTTTTCCACCACA GAGCGACGCTTGGCAGCTGTGAAAGAGTTGGTGAGACTTTTGAAGCCTGGGGGTCATGCTCTCATCTATGTCTGGGCTTTTGAGCAAGAGTACAAGGAGCAGAAGTCCAAGTACCTCAAAAACAACAATCCTACGaatgacacatgtggtgtaaccACGGCGCCTGAAGGGAAATCCAGTGCCTGTGTCAGAAGCAATCTTGAAGATAACAAGAAAAAACCTGCAGATGATTGCACAGTGACTCATGACAAAGTTGGTGTTCATATTAATCGCACCGCATTCAACTCACAGGATCTTCTGGTACCATGGCATCTAAAAGAGGGGAAACGAGGAAAAAGCAAGGGTGAGTCAGAGGTGGCAAGAACCAATGAAGACAAAACGAAGTTTTCAACAGACTCGTTTCCAAACGGCCCTGACTTAAGATCCTACAGTAATACTGACAGTCAGCATGATTCACTGACCAGCGCGGAGCCTGTCTTTCACCGTTATTACCATGTATTCCAGCAGGGAGAACTGGAGCAGTTGTGTGTACAGGTGAAGGAAATCAAACTGCAGAGAAGCTACCATGACCAGGGCAACTGGTGTGTCATTTTAGAGAAACCTGTAAATTGA
- the alkbh8 gene encoding tRNA (carboxymethyluridine(34)-5-O)-methyltransferase alkbh8 isoform X2 produces the protein MDVNVGSDTKAYRRSKVDKKLLRKQIKSSHTLLRHEGINTSLVPTKSLVVANGGLGNGVSREELSAVLKEMGSLKTLLMPPKKPYAFVTYGSEENARKAHIYLNGQKLQREEKEKNDVTLYLSFVDTVPCEQQTSVTMPAGLVLVEDFVSSEEEAVLLAAIDWSSHNNDATGLPEKCQPVLQRCMENGHLTTMPDQLTVNQYESGQGIPPHVDTHSAFEDTILSLSLGAKTVMEFRHPDGRVVNVFLPGRSLLVIRGESRYLWTHGITPRKFDMVPASDPQCLAPTTCDHGPLNQLTLSKRGTRTSFTFRKIRIDPCRCAFPTVCDSQGAPSPPSPPSIPRGPSDAARLEVEYVHRVYDAIAPHFSSTRHSPWPQVCHFLSLLSPGNVLADVGCGNGKYLGVNPAVISVGCDRSSALIQICTNRGFQAFVADALHVPLRTASCDACISIAVIHHFSTTERRLAAVKELVRLLKPGGHALIYVWAFEQEYKEQKSKYLKNNNPTNDTCGVTTAPEGKSSACVRSNLEDNKKKPADDCTVTHDKVGVHINRTAFNSQDLLVPWHLKEGKRGKSKGESEVARTNEDKTKFSTDSFPNGPDLRSYSNTDSQHDSLTSAEPVFHRYYHVFQQGELEQLCVQVKEIKLQRSYHDQGNWCVILEKPVN, from the exons ATGGATGTAAATGTGGGAAGCGACACCAAAGCATACCGAAGAAGTAAAGTTGATAAGAAACTTCTCCGTAAACAGATTAAATCCAGTCACACTTTGCTGAGGCATGAAGGAATTAACACTTCCTTGGTGCCTACTAAG AGTTTGGTGGTGGCTAATGGTGGTTTGGGGAATGGTGTCAGCAGGGAGGAGCTGTCTGCTGTGCTCAAAGAGATGGGATCGCTCAAAACCCTCTTAATGCCCCCTAAAAAGCCCTATGCTTTTGTCACATACGG ATCTGAGGAGAATGCCCGGAAAGCTCACATTTACCTGAATGGTCAAAAACTTCAAAGGGAAGAGAAAGAGAAGAATGATGTGACTCTTTATCTGAGCTTTGTTGACACAG TTCCATGTGAGCAGCAGACATCTGTGACTATGCCTGCTGGACTGGTACTGGTGGAGGACTTTGTTTCTTCAGAGGAAGAAGCTGTGTtgcttgctgccattgactggtcATCTCATAACAATGATGCCACAG GTCTTCCTGAGAAGTGTCAGCCTGTACTACAGCGGTGTATGGAAAATGGACATTTGACGACCATGCCTGACCAGCTGACTGTAAACCAGTATGAGTCTGGACAAG GTATACCTCCACACGTGGACACTCATTCTGCCTTTGAGGACACCATCCTTTCTCTAAGCCTGGGGGCAAAG ACTGTGATGGAGTTTCGACATCCCGACGGTCgtgttgtaaatgtttttttgccagggCGGAGCCTCTTGGTGATCCGAGGGGAAAGTCGGTATCTCTGGACGCATGG aatcaCTCCTCGCAAATTTGACATGGTGCCTGCCAGCGACCCACAATGCCTGGCTCCGACAACATGTGACCATGGGCCTCTGAACCAGCTAACCTTGAGCAAAAGGGGCACCCGCACGTCTTTCACTTTTCGCAAGATCAGAATCGATCCCTGCCGCTGTG CCTTTCCAACCGTCTGCGATAGTCAAGGAGCTCCATCTCCACCATCTCCCCCCTCAATTCCTCGAGGCCCCAGTGATGCTGCCCGTCTGGAGGTGGAGTACGTTCATCGTGTGTACGATGCAATCGCCCCCCACTTCAGCAGCACGCGCCACTCCCCCTGGCCACAAGTCTGCCACTTTTTGTCCTTGCTCTCACCTGGAAACGTGCTGGCTGATGTTGGCTGTGGAAATGGAAAGTATCTGGGTGTCAACCCAGCGGTCATTAGT GTGGGGTGTGACAGGAGCAGTGCCCTCATACAAATTTGTACCAACCGAGGTTTCCAGGCATTTGTGGCTGATGCCCTTCATGTCCCACTTCGCACGGCTTCTTGTGATGCCTGTATCTCTATAGCTGTAATACACCACTTTTCCACCACA GAGCGACGCTTGGCAGCTGTGAAAGAGTTGGTGAGACTTTTGAAGCCTGGGGGTCATGCTCTCATCTATGTCTGGGCTTTTGAGCAAGAGTACAAGGAGCAGAAGTCCAAGTACCTCAAAAACAACAATCCTACGaatgacacatgtggtgtaaccACGGCGCCTGAAGGGAAATCCAGTGCCTGTGTCAGAAGCAATCTTGAAGATAACAAGAAAAAACCTGCAGATGATTGCACAGTGACTCATGACAAAGTTGGTGTTCATATTAATCGCACCGCATTCAACTCACAGGATCTTCTGGTACCATGGCATCTAAAAGAGGGGAAACGAGGAAAAAGCAAGGGTGAGTCAGAGGTGGCAAGAACCAATGAAGACAAAACGAAGTTTTCAACAGACTCGTTTCCAAACGGCCCTGACTTAAGATCCTACAGTAATACTGACAGTCAGCATGATTCACTGACCAGCGCGGAGCCTGTCTTTCACCGTTATTACCATGTATTCCAGCAGGGAGAACTGGAGCAGTTGTGTGTACAGGTGAAGGAAATCAAACTGCAGAGAAGCTACCATGACCAGGGCAACTGGTGTGTCATTTTAGAGAAACCTGTAAATTGA